In Helicoverpa zea isolate HzStark_Cry1AcR chromosome 3, ilHelZeax1.1, whole genome shotgun sequence, the following proteins share a genomic window:
- the LOC124646250 gene encoding probable RNA polymerase II nuclear localization protein SLC7A6OS has protein sequence MASSTVLRVKRRLEENPQDTLVLMCKRIKTDKEEISPSLFVFRGTVDDQETAHVKNLLPNIDIKQQTVPNVDSIIDKLRKERKEVATKSRYEIVNCSRGLKDSETDADGEDILNLIDLQKTEDKDDNLMYAYDVYTSVKQEFDISMIDNLVGVESGLVIESYDPTQDSDVEADDDDDSNDENNWRNDYPDSEPSSIDLEDMVQAMQRVDIDDDLSSDTGEDKIYDDPPDLFKDDVEKYGEAYAKYKAKILSQNPDLSNNRSLIHCSKLEDDGYKDDSDDGFYYGEDEDTEQFKEQYREDDSSDEYSPD, from the exons ATGGCTTCGTCAACCGTACTACGGGTCAAACGGAGGTTAGAGGAGAACCCACAGGACACATTAGTGCTTATGTGCAAACGAATAAAAACTGACAAGGAAGAAATATCTCCATCACTGTTTGTTTTTCGGGGAACGGTTGATGATCAG GAAACAGCACATGTGAAAAACTTACTCCCAAATATAGATATAAAACAGCAAACAGTTCCTAATGTGGACAGTATCATAGACAAATTGAGGAAAGAGCGCAAAGAGGTTGCAACAAAAAGTCGTTATGAAATTGTTAACTGTAGCAGAGGTTTGAAAGACAGTGAGACTGATGCAGACGGTGAAGATATACTGAATCTAATAGATCTGCAGAAAACAGAAGATAAAGATGATAATCTCATGTATGCCTATGATGTGTACACTAGTGTGAAACAGGAATTTGATATATCTATGATAGATAACTTAGTTGG AGTAGAATCCGGCCTAGTAATAGAGTCATATGACCCCACACAAGACTCAGACGTggaagctgatgatgatgatgattctaaTGATGAGAACAACTGGAGAAATGATTACCCTGACTCGGAACCCAGCAGCATAGACTTGGAAGATATGGTGCAAGCTATGCAGAGGGTTGATATtg ATGACGACTTATCCAGCGATACAGGTGAAGACAAAATCTACGATGATCCCCCAGACTTATTCAAGGATGATGTGGAGAAATACGGTGAAGCATACGCTAAATACAAAGCCAAGATTCTCTCACAAAACCCAGATTTGTCTAACAATAGGAGTTTAATACATTGTTCGAAGCTTGAAGACGATGGGTACAAGGATGATAGTGATGATGGATTTTATTATGGAGAAGATGAGGATACGGAGCAGTTTAAAGAGCAATATAGAGAAGATGATTCTTCAGATGAATATAGTCCAGATTAG